TATACTTGTATGGCAAAGAAAACTGGGGCAAGGAAAGAGCTGAACTGTTTATTATTGCTCTCTATGAGCGGTTTCGATTACTTTGTAACAATCCAGAAATAGGTCGAAAACGCGACGAATTCTATCCAGGATGTCGGAGTTGGATATTCGAGAATTACGTGATTTTCTATCAGATTAAAGATAC
This is a stretch of genomic DNA from Gloeocapsa sp. PCC 73106. It encodes these proteins:
- a CDS encoding type II toxin-antitoxin system RelE/ParE family toxin, with translation MSKEHRNVKLTLQAEEEFLEIYLYGKENWGKERAELFIIALYERFRLLCNNPEIGRKRDEFYPGCRSWIFENYVIFYQIKDTELEIIGVIHGSKDINLSR